In Candidatus Methylomirabilota bacterium, the DNA window CGCGGCGCAGATCGACCCGACATCGGTCCACCTCAAGTCCCTGACCGATCCGTCCGGGCTGAAGATCCTCGAGCAGAACTACGAGTACGACCTCCTGACCTCCGGCAAGCTCATGGAGAAGTACGTCGGCAAGAAGGTCCGCCTCTACCAGTCGAACGGCACGTACCAGGAAGCGACGCTGCTGAGCACCAACGGGCCCGTCTACGAGATCAACGGGCAGATCCACATGGGCCACTACGGGCAGATCGTCCTGCCGGCGTTGCCCGAGAACCTGGTTTCCAAGCCGACGCTCGTCTGGCTCCTGCGCAACGCCAAGGCGGCGGCCCAGCGCGTCGAGGCCTCCTATCTCACCGGGGGTATCAACTGGAAGGCCGACTACGTCATGGTCATCAACGCCGGCGACAACAAGAGCGACCTGGGCGGCTGGGTCACGATCGACAACAAGAGCGGTGCGACCTATTCGAACGCCGCGCTCAAGCTGGTGGCGGGCGACATCAACCGCGCCAAGGACCGGCGTGAGGTGGTGGGCCGCATGATGGACATGGCGGCCAAGGCGGCATCGCCGGCCGCCGACGAACGCGACTTCAAGTCCGAAGGCTTCTTCGAGTATCACCTGTACTCGCTCGACGGCCGGACGACCATTAAGGACAACCAGACCAAGCAGCTCTCGCTGATGTCCGCCTCCGAAGTGCCGGTGGACAAGCACTTCATCTACTATGGCGCCGCCGACTACTACCGGACGCAGTACGGCGTACCCATGTCCAACCAGAAGGTCGGCGTCTACCTCGAGCTCAAGAACAGCAAGGAGAACCGGCTCGGCATGCCGATCCCGAAGGGGCGCGTGCGGGTTTACAAGGCCGATTCCTCTGGCAGCCAGCAGCTGATCGGCGAGGACTGGGTCGATCACACGCCCAAGGACGAGAAGCTCAAGATCAAGATGGGCGACGCCTTCGACGTGGTCGGCGAGCGCACCCAGAAGGACTGGAAGCGGATCGCCGCGAACCTCTACGAGGTCGAGTGGGAGATCTCGCTGCGGAACCACAAGAAGGAGGCCGTCACCGTCGAGGTCGTGGAGCCCATGCCCGGAGACTGGGAGGTGATCCGCGCGAGCCACCCGCACGAGAAGATCCAGGCGTTCACGGCGCAGTGGAAGATCCCCGTGCCGAAGGAAGGCGAGGCCAAGCTCAGCTACCGCATCCGGGTGCGCTTCTGATCGGCGCCGGCCGTGGGCGAGTCGGGATGATCGCGGCCATCGCGCTCCTGACGCTCGCCCACGCGGCGCCGGCAGCGGCGCTCAGCTGCGCTCACTTCCCCTTTCAACAGCCCGGCGAGCGCTTCGGCACCAAGGATCTGGTGGCCCACGTCGAGATGCTCGACGTGCACGCCGACCGGATCATGGACGTCCGTGTCCTTCGGGTACTCCACGGGCTCGAAGATCGGCCGGTCATCAGCGTGGACGTGAGATGGGCGCTCGCCTGGAACATGCCCCAGCAGTGGGGCTTCGAGACTTTCAATGCGGGCACCGCGGGCACCCAGTGGGTCATCGTGCTCCTGCCCGCCCACGACGGCCGCGCGGGCTGGGAGCCCTAGCTCTGTCGCGCCTTCCTCAAGGTCGAAGGCGGCAGCGCCGCCGGCTACGTCGGCGATCTCAGCAGGCGGGAGCGCGTCCCGCTCGATACGCTCGCCGCAAGGATCGCGTCCCCCTCAGGCGCCTGCCGGGCCGACCACGAGCAAGTAGAGGTCGAGCAGGTTGGTATTCGTCGGTCCGGTGACCACCAGGTCGCCGAGCCGGGCGAACACTGGATTCGAGTCGTTGTCCGCAAGCCGAGCCGCCGGATCGAGACCGTGGGCGCGTGCCCGCGCGGCGCTCGCACCGTCCGAGACGGCGCCGGCCGCCTCGGTGGGCCCGTCGGTGCCGTCGGTCCCGGCCGCCAGGATGACGGCGCCCTTCATCTCTTCCATGGCGAGCGCTGCGGCCAGGGCGAATTCCTGACAGCGGCCGCCGGCGCCCCGCCCCCTCACCGTGACCGTCGTCTCGCCGCTTGCGATCACGCAAGCGGGCGCTTGAACGGGGCCTCTCCCAGCCTGGATCAACCGCGCCAGCTCGACGAAGCGCCCGGCCGCTTCCCGTGCCTCGCCTTCGAAGCCTCGCGTCAGGACGTGAGGTGCCAAGCCCAGTCCCCGCGCCCGGGAAACCGCTGCGTCCACCACGAGCGCGTTGTTGCCGATGACCGTGTTACGGACCCTGGCGAAGAGCGGGTCGCCGGGCTTGGGCGTCTCGGGGATCTCACCGCGAGCTCCCTGCTCCAGCCGCTCCACAATGGCGCGCGGCGCACGGTGCCGAAGCGCGAGGCCGTCAAGGATATCCAGCGCCTCCGCGAAGGTGGAGACGTCGGGCGTCGTCGGGCCGGAGGCGATGACATCGAGCGGATCGCCCACGACATCGGATAGGAGCAGCGCTTCGACGCGGGCTGGCGCCGCCGCGCGGGCCAACTGACCGCCCTTGAGCAGCGAGCAGTGCTTCCGGACGGCGTTGAGCTGGTTGATGGTCGCGCCCGCTGCCAGCAGGAGGCGTGTCACCGCCTGCTTGTCGGCGAGCGTGATCGGAGGCGCCGGCGCCGGCGTCAGCGCGGAGCCGCCGCCCGATACGAGGACCAGCACGAGGTCGTCACCCACGGCGGATTCGACGAGGGCGCGGATCTCACGCGCCGCCTGGGCCCCACGCTCGTCGGGGACCGGATGCCCTGCCTCGACCAGCCGGACGCGGCGGGTCGGCGCGAGGTAGCCTTCCTTCACCGCGACGAGACCTTCCGTGACCCGGGCGCCCCAAGCCTCCTCGACAGCGGCGGCCATGGCGCCCGAGGCCTTCCCGGCCCCGACGACGAGCACTCGTCCGCGGTCGGGA includes these proteins:
- a CDS encoding DUF4139 domain-containing protein; the encoded protein is MIKRLIALILVVALWSAQLVAAAPQAITRDDQKDLMVTIYNGNLGLVKDTREVRFDAGMLEVQFADVAAQIDPTSVHLKSLTDPSGLKILEQNYEYDLLTSGKLMEKYVGKKVRLYQSNGTYQEATLLSTNGPVYEINGQIHMGHYGQIVLPALPENLVSKPTLVWLLRNAKAAAQRVEASYLTGGINWKADYVMVINAGDNKSDLGGWVTIDNKSGATYSNAALKLVAGDINRAKDRREVVGRMMDMAAKAASPAADERDFKSEGFFEYHLYSLDGRTTIKDNQTKQLSLMSASEVPVDKHFIYYGAADYYRTQYGVPMSNQKVGVYLELKNSKENRLGMPIPKGRVRVYKADSSGSQQLIGEDWVDHTPKDEKLKIKMGDAFDVVGERTQKDWKRIAANLYEVEWEISLRNHKKEAVTVEVVEPMPGDWEVIRASHPHEKIQAFTAQWKIPVPKEGEAKLSYRIRVRF
- a CDS encoding glycerate kinase encodes the protein MTLRESARSIFVAALAAGDVRPLVSRALADIAPPDRGRVLVVGAGKASGAMAAAVEEAWGARVTEGLVAVKEGYLAPTRRVRLVEAGHPVPDERGAQAAREIRALVESAVGDDLVLVLVSGGGSALTPAPAPPITLADKQAVTRLLLAAGATINQLNAVRKHCSLLKGGQLARAAAPARVEALLLSDVVGDPLDVIASGPTTPDVSTFAEALDILDGLALRHRAPRAIVERLEQGARGEIPETPKPGDPLFARVRNTVIGNNALVVDAAVSRARGLGLAPHVLTRGFEGEAREAAGRFVELARLIQAGRGPVQAPACVIASGETTVTVRGRGAGGRCQEFALAAALAMEEMKGAVILAAGTDGTDGPTEAAGAVSDGASAARARAHGLDPAARLADNDSNPVFARLGDLVVTGPTNTNLLDLYLLVVGPAGA